A region from the Triticum aestivum cultivar Chinese Spring chromosome 3D, IWGSC CS RefSeq v2.1, whole genome shotgun sequence genome encodes:
- the LOC123077409 gene encoding protein indeterminate-domain 7 yields the protein MMLKDFAAIQQQQQLALAADENMSNLTSASGDQTSVSSHPLPPPSKKKRSLPGNPDPDAEVIALSPRALMATNRYVCEICGKGFQRDQNLQLHRRGHNLPWKLKQRNPNEVVRKKVYVCPEPGCVHHDRSRALGDLTGIKKHFSRKHGEKKWKCDKCAKRYAVQSDWKAHSKVCGTREYRCDCGTLFSRRDSFITHRAFCDALAEESARAVAVAVEEQQHPGMLYSHGGGGGAGFQMPAVMDPSSSLGGGHGLIQELCLKREREQQQQQQQFAQPWLSEQQQLEMGGEGAQAMFGTARMEQEFNASSTPESSTQPVGMSFASFPSSSAGATASSHMSATALLQKAAQMGATLSRPSGQGQMAASTFSSSVAITNVTNNAPAAATSSSAATSTAVGVGFGHAFESPAQFGVDQRPSANRTAGNAGASGGGIGNAGGANDGLTRDFLGLRAFSHGDILSMAGFDPCMPTSASARAAYDQQGPQSSNPWHG from the exons ATGATGCTCAAGGATTTCGCGGCaattcagcagcagcagcagctggccctcgccgccgacgagaacaTGTCGAATCTCACCTCCGCCTCCGGCGACCAGACCAGCGTCTCCTCCCACCCCCTCCCGCCTCCTTCCAAGAAGAAGCGCAGCCTCCCGGGAAATCCAG ACCCTGACGCGGAGGTGATCGCGCTGTCGCCGCGGGCGCTGATGGCGACGAACCGGTACGTGTGCGAGATCTGCGGCAAGGGGTTCCAGCGGGACCAGAACCTGCAGCTGCACCGGCGCGGCCACAACCTCCCCTGGAAGCTCAAGCAGCGGAACCCCAACGAGGTGGTGCGCAAGAAGGTGTACGTGTGCCCGGAGCCCGGGTGCGTCCACCACGACCGCTCCCGCGCGCTCGGCGACCTCACCGGCATCAAGAAGCACTTCAGCCGCAAGCACGGCGAGAAGAAGTGGAAGTGCGACAAGTGCGCCAAGCGCTACGCCGTGCAGTCCGACTGGAAGGCCCACTCCAAGGTCTGCGGCACCCGCGAGTACCGATGCGACTGCGGCACGCTCTTCTCAAG GCGGGACAGCTTCATCACGCACAGGGCCTTCTGCGACGCGCTGGCGGAGGAGAGTGCGAGGGCCGTGGCTGTGGCCGTGGAGGAGCAGCAGCATCCGGGGATGCTCTACTCgcacggcggaggcggcggcgctgggttCCAGATGCCGGCCGTGATGGACCCGTCGAGCTCGCTCGGTGGCGGCCACGGGCTGATCCAAGAACTGTGCCTCAAGAGGGAGcgggagcagcaacagcagcagcagcagttcgcGCAGCCGTGGCtatcggagcagcagcagctggagaTGGGCGGCGAGGGCGCCCAGGCCATGTTCGGGACGGCCAGGATGGAGCAGGAGTTCAACGCGAGCTCCACGCCGGAGAGCAGCACGCAGCCTGTGGGCATGAGCTTCGCGTCATTTCCCTCGTCGTCGGCCGGGGCGACGGCCTCGTCTCACATGTCGGCCACCGCGCTGCTCCAGAAGGCGGCACAGATGGGTGCAACGCTGAGCCGGCCGTCGGGCCAAGGCCAGATGGCGGCGAGCACCTTCAGCAGCAGCGTCGCCATCACCAACGTCACCAACAATGCACCTGCTGCCGCTACTAGTAGCAGCGCGGCGACAAGCACCGCCGTCGGCGTGGGATTCGGGCACGCGTTCGAGTCGCCGGCTCAGTTCGGAGTGGACCAGAGACCCAGTGCCAATCGTACCGCCGGCAATGCCGGCGCCAGCGGCGGAGGTATAGGCAATGCCGGGGGCGCAAACGACGGCCTCACGAGGGACTTCCTGGGTCTGCGGGCCTTCTCCCACGGCGACATACTCAGCATGGCAGGCTTCGATCCCTGCATGCCCACGTCGGCCTCGGCGAGGGCGGCGTACGACCAGCAAGGGCCACAGAGCAGCAACCCATGGCATGGCTAG